A genome region from Vulpes lagopus strain Blue_001 chromosome 7, ASM1834538v1, whole genome shotgun sequence includes the following:
- the HDHD3 gene encoding haloacid dehalogenase-like hydrolase domain-containing protein 3 has product MGRRLPIRLLTWDVKDTLLRFRHSVGEEYAAKARARGLEVEAAALGQAFTQAYRTQSHSFPNYGLSQGLTSRRWWLDVVLQTFYLAGVRDAQAVAPIADQLYEDFSKPCTWQLLEGAEATLRGCRKRGLRLAVVSNFDRRLEDILTGLGLREHFDFVLTSEAAGWPKPDPRIFHEALRLAQVEPAGAAHIGDSYLCDYKGAQDVGMHSFLLFGPEPLDSAIKCSVPQERLLPSLSHLLPALDRLEGSALEL; this is encoded by the coding sequence ATGGGGCGTCGGCTACCGATACGACTGCTGACGTGGGACGTGAAAGACACACTGCTCAGGTTCCGCCACTCTGTGGGAGAGGAATATGCCGCCAAGGCTCGGGCCCGCGGACTGGAGGTGGAGGCCGCCGCTCTGGGACAAGCCTTCACGCAGGCATACAGGACTCAGAGCCACAGCTTCCCGAACTACGGCCTGAGCCAAGGCCTCACCTCCCGCCGGTGGTGGCTGGATGTGGTCTTACAGACCTTCTACCTAGCAGGTGTTCGAGATGCCCAGGCTGTGGCCCCCATCGCTGACCAGCTGTATGAAGACTTCAGTAAGCCCTGCACGTGGCAGTTGTTGGAGGGGGCCGAGGCCACCCTGAGAGGGTGCCGGAAGCGAGGTCTGAGGCTGGCAGTGGTCTCTAATTTCGACCGGCGACTAGAGGACATCCTGACAGGTCTTGGTCTGCGGGAACACTTTGACTTTGTGCTGACCTCTGAGGCTGCTGGCTGGCCCAAGCCTGATCCCCGTATTTTCCATGAGGCCTTGCGGCTTGCTCAAGTGGAACCGGCAGGAGCAGCCCATATTGGGGACAGTTATCTCTGTGATTATAAAGGGGCACAGGATGTAGGTATGCACAGCTTCCTGCTGTTTGGCCCAGAGCCTTTGGATTCTGCAATCAAGTGTTCTGTACCCCAAGAACGCCTCCTCCCCTCACTGTCCCATCTCCTGCCTGCCCTTGACCGCCTAGAGGGCTCAGCTCTGGAACTTTGA
- the ALAD gene encoding delta-aminolevulinic acid dehydratase — translation MQPQSVLHSGYFHPLLRTWQTAATTLSASNLIYPIFVTDVPDDVQPISSLPGVARYGVNRLEEMLKPLVEEGLRCVLVFGVPSRVPKDERGSAADSEDSPAIEAIRLLRKTFPSLLVACDVCLCPYTSHGHCGLLSKNGAFLAEESRQRLAEVALAYAKAGCQVVAPSDMMDGRVEAIKEALMAHGLGNRVSVMSYSAKFASCFYGPFRDAAQSSPAFGDRRCYQLPPGARGLALRAVARDVREGADMLMVKPGMPYLDVVREVKDKHPELPLAVYHVSGEFAMLWHGARAGAFDLKAAVLEAMTAFRRAGADIIITYYTPQLLQWLKEE, via the exons ATGCAGCCCCAGTCGGTCCTGCACAGCGGCTACTTCCACCCGCTGCTCCGCACCTGGCAGACAGCCGCCACGACCCTCAGTGCCTCCAACCTCATCTACCCCATCTTTGTCAC GGACGTTCCTGATGATGTACAGCCCATCAGCAGCCTCCCAGGAGTGGCCAG GTATGGTGTAAACCGGCTGGAAGAGATGCTGAAGCCCCTGGTGGAAGAGGGCCTGCGCTGTGTCCTGGTCTTTGGAGTCCCCAGCAGAGTCCCCAAG GATGAGCGGGGTTCGGCAGCCGACTCCGAGGACTCCCCAGCTATCGAGGCCATCCGCCTGTTGCGCAAGACGTTCCCCAGCCTTCTGGTGGCCTGCGACGTCTGCCTGTGCCCTTACACCTCCCATGGTCACTGTG GGCTCCTGAGCAAGAATGGGGCCTTCCTGGCTGAGGAGAGCCGCCAGCGGCTAGCAGAAGTGGCACTGGCCTATGCCAAGGCAG gATGTCAGGTGGTAGCCCCATCGGACATGATGGACGGACGCGTGGAAGCCATCAAGGAGGCTCTGATGGCACATGGACTTGGCAACAGG GTGTCAGTGATGAGCTATAGTGCCAAATTTGCATCCTGTTTCTACGGACCTTTCCG GGACGCGGCGCAGTCCAGCCCGGCTTTTGGAGACCGCCGCTGCTACCAGCTGCCACCGGGAGCACGGGGCCTGGCCCTCCGAGCAGTG GCCCGGGACGTACGGGAAGGAGCCGACATGCTCATGGTGAAGCCGGGAATGCCCTACCTGGACGTCGTGCGGGAGGTCAAGGACAAG CACCCTGAGCTCCCTCTTGCCGTGTACCACGTTTCCGGAGAGTTTGCCATGCTGTGGCACGGAGCCCGGGCCGGGGCGTTTGATCTCAAGGCTGCTGTTCTGGAGGCCATGACCGCCTTCCGCCGCGCAG GTGCCGACATCATCATCACCTACTATACACCTCAGCTATTGCAGTGGCTGAAGGAGGAGTGA